The following are encoded in a window of Megachile rotundata isolate GNS110a chromosome 2, iyMegRotu1, whole genome shotgun sequence genomic DNA:
- the LOC100879135 gene encoding uncharacterized protein LOC100879135, protein MNYIQVKKKPATWSMEETECFLKIVKDLQVTALMDGKKFRTAEIFKKIEATFQTEGYNKTHIQLLEKFKAMKTTIRSLSESGAGTQDKMKCHFFGELNEIFGHRPIINETGIDSTLLPPDLNDETCDEASLTSIYLKRSLSSDTQHNPPPSSSPVFNSLIG, encoded by the exons ATGAATTATATTCAAGTAAAAAAGAAGCCAGCCACGTGGAGTATGGAGGAAACGgaatgttttttaaaaatagtaaaagattTACAAGTAACGGCATTAATGGATGGAAAAAAATTCCGTACAgcggaaatatttaaaaaaatcgaAGCAACATTCCAAACCGAAGGATACAATAAAACACACATTCaacttttagaaaaatttaaagCAATGAAAA CTACAATACGAAGTTTATCTGAAAGTGGTGCTGGAACACAAGATAAAATGAAATGTCATTTTTTTGGAGaactaaatgaaatatttggcCACCGACCAATTATCAATGAGACTGGTATAGATTCTACCTTACTGCCTCCCGATTTAA aCGATGAGACTTGTGATGAGGCGTCATTAACTTCCATTTATCTCAAAAGATCATTATCTTCTGATACGCAACATAATCCACCTCCGTCATCATCACCAGTATTCAACTCCTTAATCGGATGA
- the LOC143266625 gene encoding uncharacterized protein LOC143266625: MILKSSTARDLRVICYADDTLVLLAGKNAKDAISKINEILKNLIELIESLGLQISPGKAEALIFGALQNNKEWNKHQIMVKNDIIKPKMSIKYLGVITDTALNFRSHLEWVENKTELTLGRLARIMPNIRGPRTQRRILLASVVVSVVLYAAPVWVDTLNKA; this comes from the coding sequence ATGATACTCAAATCGAGTACGGCAAGGGACCTTAGGGTCATCTGCTATGCGGATGACACGCTGGTACTCCTTGCCGGAAAAAATGCAAAGGATGCCATTAGTAAAATCAacgaaatcttaaaaaatttaattgaattaattgaGTCTTTAGGCCTGCAGATCTCCCCAGGGAAAGCTGAGGCTCTAATCTTTGGAGCTTTGCAGAATAATAAAGAATGGAACAAACACCAGATAATGGTAAAAAATGATATCATTAAACCCAAAATGAGCATTAAGTATTTAGGAGTTATAACTGATACTGCTTTAAATTTCAGAAGCCACCTCGAATGGGTGGAGAACAAGACTGAACTGACCCTGGGGAGATTGGCTAGAATTATGCCGAACATAAGGGGACCAAGAACCCAAAGAAGGATCCTACTTGCCTCTGTGGTGGTATCCGTTGTTCTATATGCAGCGCCGGTGTGGGTGGACACCCTAAATAAAGCATga